The Deferribacterota bacterium sequence ATCTCCAAAATCATCAGTTGCATTAAAGGGTATATTCGCAACCTCTATTTTGTCACCCCTATTTTCATTATAGCCAACAGCCATAGCTACTATATCTTTAATTCTCTCAAGTTCTCGCTCATCTCTGGGGAGATAGGTTAATTTCCTCCTTCCATTCTCCTCAACAATAGCTTTTTTATCATTTACAACAACAGCAACTGTTAGCCTTTCAATGTCTCCTATGGCCTTTTTTTCCTCTGTAACAGTCCTACCCACTTCGTAATTATAAGTATCCTCTGTTTTATTATATTCAGACTTAACATTCTGCTCAAATAAATCGGGCTCTGCAAGATTTGGCTCAACCCCAGGTATGCCCTGTGGAGCAAGGGCAGTGCTAATACTATTTATTTCCATAGACTGCCTAGATCTAATAACAGGATTAGGATCAAAATGCTCACTCTTAACAGTTTTTTTATCATAATTTAATTCAACTGAAACCTTAGCTACAGCATTACCAGGGCCTAAAGTGCTAGATAATAAAGTGTATAATTTATTTTCAAGCTTATCTTCAACCTTCCTCTGATATTCAAGCTGTGTTTGTGTCATCATTAATGGAGCATTTTCATCTGTGAGAAATTCAGACAATAACCTTCCTGATGTATCAACAACTTGTACGTTTTTTGGATCTAGACCTTTTATAGAGCCACTAACAAGAAAAGCAATAGATTTTATCTGATCCCTTGTTATCTCAGCATTATCTGCTATATCAATTACAACAGCTGCTTTTGCCTCTGTATCTTCTGTAACAAAAAGTCTATCCTTTGGTATGCTTAAATGAACACGTGCAGATTCAATTGATT is a genomic window containing:
- the fliF gene encoding flagellar basal-body MS-ring/collar protein FliF, with protein sequence MNLREFIDQLSNAFKSFSTIQKIAIIGATFAVIIAVLLLVLWANKPVYKTLYGNLDEKSRMQIEEYLQSNNIPYQLGDDGKTIAVPDDEVYSVRLELAKEGIPKVGGPGFELFDRSSFGMTEFMQDVNFQRALQGELSRTISNLESIESARVHLSIPKDRLFVTEDTEAKAAVVIDIADNAEITRDQIKSIAFLVSGSIKGLDPKNVQVVDTSGRLLSEFLTDENAPLMMTQTQLEYQRKVEDKLENKLYTLLSSTLGPGNAVAKVSVELNYDKKTVKSEHFDPNPVIRSRQSMEINSISTALAPQGIPGVEPNLAEPDLFEQNVKSEYNKTEDTYNYEVGRTVTEEKKAIGDIERLTVAVVVNDKKAIVEENGRRKLTYLPRDERELERIKDIVAMAVGYNENRGDKIEVANIPFNATDDFGDFYVEDKTKVHLISTVIKYSTALLLMLLFYLFVIRPILRRILAQPEEVGGLGGEGIDVTLGEEEFETPKTVGDVEKEIEDELDQRESDIETTEAKVMLKRLRESIDEDPTMIASLITAWLKE